The window TTTCCGCATACTCCTTCACAAGCTCTTTAAGCCGTGCGATGATGGCGTGCAGATCTTCGGGTTTTTCCTCGATCATGCACTCGCCACAGCACTTTCCTGTCATGGCCTCGAAGGGATAACATTCGAGAGGAAGGCGATGCGCCATGAAGAGTTTCAGATTTTCTGGCTTGGGATGGGACTCGACATATCCGCGAAAGGGGGCTATGCCGATGCCGCCCGCAAGAAGGAGAGTCGGAGTATCCGGCTCTACAGCAAAGGAATTGCCCAGCGGGCCCCAAATGGCGACCTCGTCACCTGGCTTCATGGATACAATCCGGCTGGTGCCGCGGCCCACTTTCTGAATAAAGAGGGTAAGGGACTTCTTTTCATCGACCGAACTGATGGAGAACGGCCTGCCCCAGAGCAGATCCAATTCCCAACTGGTGGGCCGGATCATGACGAACTGGCCGGGCTTCCACCCGTCCCAGTCAGGATATTCGAGCTTGATCTCGAAAAATTCGTCCGGTCTTTCTAATTGACCGACCGGTGACACTTCCAATACCTTTACGTTCCGGCAATTCCTCAAGGACATCGATACAACCCTTATGAGCAAAAAACATATACCCGAAATTATGGCCCCCGCAGGGGACTCCGCATCTTATCTCGCTGCCGTTGCGGCGGGTGCTGATGCCGTCTATGTCGGCCTCAAGCATTTCTCGGCCCGCATGCAGGCCACCAACTTTTCTATCAGTGAGCTTGCGCAACTGGCAAGCCTCGGTCGTGACCGGGGCACCAAGACCTACGTTGCCATGAACACATTGGTCAAGCCAGGTGATGTGGAATCCGCAGGCCGCCTCATTGACCGACTGCAAAAGACCGTGAAGCCCTATGCGATCATCGCGCAGGACTTGGCCATGGTAGAATTGGCCAAACAGGTTGGATATCAAGGTGAAATTCACGTTTCCACCCTTGCCAACCTGAGCCACCCCGCTGGTTTGGAGACCGCCAAGAAACTCGGCGTGAACCGCGTGGTCGTTCCCCGTGAGTTGAACCTCGACGAGGTCAAGCTCATGGCCGAAGCCTGTCCCAAGGACATGGACCTCGAAATTTTCGTACACGGCGCACTCTGCCACTGCGTGTCTGGCCGCTGCTACTGGTCCAGCTATCTTGGAGGCAAATCCGGCCTCCGTGGTCGATGTGTTCAGCCCTGCCGCCGCCTGTACACTTCCGACAAAAGCGACGCCAAACGCCTGTTTTCCTGCACAGACCTTTCCCTCGACGTGCTGACCAAGCCCCTACTTTCCATGCCCAAA of the Pseudodesulfovibrio sp. zrk46 genome contains:
- a CDS encoding dihydroorotate dehydrogenase electron transfer subunit, whose amino-acid sequence is MSLRNCRNVKVLEVSPVGQLERPDEFFEIKLEYPDWDGWKPGQFVMIRPTSWELDLLWGRPFSISSVDEKKSLTLFIQKVGRGTSRIVSMKPGDEVAIWGPLGNSFAVEPDTPTLLLAGGIGIAPFRGYVESHPKPENLKLFMAHRLPLECYPFEAMTGKCCGECMIEEKPEDLHAIIARLKELVKEYAEKDGLILCCGPTPFMKTVQQFANECGARAQVSLENRMACGVGACLGCVTKDGDGHHVQVCTRGPVFWTDKVEL